From one Rhodothermales bacterium genomic stretch:
- a CDS encoding DUF427 domain-containing protein, which produces MKAIWKDTVVAESDDTIVIEGNHYFPPDAIHSEYFRMNPMKTICPWKGSASYYNLVVAGETNEGAAWYYPAPKDAAAEIKDYVAFWKGVKVEE; this is translated from the coding sequence ATGAAAGCGATCTGGAAAGACACCGTCGTCGCCGAAAGTGACGACACCATCGTCATCGAGGGAAATCACTACTTCCCGCCCGACGCCATCCATTCGGAGTATTTCCGGATGAACCCGATGAAAACGATCTGCCCGTGGAAAGGCTCGGCCAGCTACTACAACCTCGTGGTCGCCGGCGAGACCAACGAAGGCGCCGCCTGGTACTACCCCGCCCCCAAAGACGCCGCCGCCGAAATCAAGGACTACGTGGCGTTCTGGAAGGGCGTGAAAGTGGAGGAGTGA
- a CDS encoding serine/threonine-protein kinase, with translation MPLTPAQWLRIQETFETLLALPPDRRRDALNALSDDPDVRAEVDALLEVSDAPDPVEANRHGRWRRAIETAYAERALEKVGPYRLLRRLGAGGMGVVYLAERDDPDLAQRVALKLVRVDLPEAIQLRFLQERHILAGLSHPNIAHLLDGGLTPDGSPYFAMEYVDGQPIDAFCDTRRLPIEARIKLFMQVCDAVQHAHNNLVVHRDLKPSNILVTDAGTVKLLDFGIARLLDASSPAGEPTTLGFLTPRYASPEQIKRERLSTASDVYTLGVVLYELLTGSLPYRGDIRSAGGLERAICDEEPDKPSTRWRTADETQTRRATDRSSAPDRLARRLQGDLDIILLKALHKQPRRRYAAVDQFQADLKRFLLDLPIQARPDSALYKTRKFIRRHRWASAALALFVLVVTGDHARLSAAWTRAESALAVANAERLKAETISGTLTSMFSEANPGLGATDTLYAARLLQNGERHVRGLADQPDVQIALIRTMSKAYCNLGYHDRARKLAVDASRKSVALFGSDSPTYAQTLTELGVIERVTGHYREADSLFARAHPILRETLGETSGTYLELLNSRAGVLLSLDRLEESKALMDRALFLADSASLTDYLPEAHSNLGAYYFKRMDFASAAAHHRTSLRILETLGKEDLPEYASQLVSLAITLEADGQAGEALRLKMQALAMRERVLPADHLSITTNLHQIGLTYRRLEDYDLAIAYHTRVLERLDHIHAGDHRLAAAAMASMAMIFDTIGDTLRAERLHLDAIAMQQRIDGDASPTLVSLYANLGAYYAQHDDLNDAAAWTRRALAGSLTLLGDRHHATLAIREDLALIEARRGRCAAADSLLDALPASMTDAGSASLARDRCARLAARQ, from the coding sequence ATGCCGCTCACTCCCGCTCAGTGGCTGCGCATCCAGGAAACGTTCGAGACCCTCCTGGCCCTCCCGCCGGACCGCCGGCGCGATGCGCTGAACGCCCTCTCCGACGACCCCGACGTGCGCGCCGAGGTCGACGCCCTGCTCGAGGTCTCGGACGCTCCCGACCCCGTCGAGGCCAACCGGCACGGACGCTGGCGGCGCGCCATCGAAACCGCCTATGCCGAGCGCGCGCTCGAGAAAGTCGGCCCCTACCGCCTGCTGCGCCGGCTGGGCGCCGGCGGCATGGGCGTCGTTTATCTCGCCGAGCGGGACGATCCCGACCTGGCGCAGCGGGTGGCGCTCAAGCTCGTCCGCGTCGACCTGCCCGAAGCCATCCAGCTGCGATTCCTGCAGGAGCGGCACATCCTGGCCGGCCTCTCGCACCCGAACATCGCCCACCTGCTCGATGGCGGCCTTACGCCGGACGGATCGCCCTACTTCGCGATGGAATACGTGGATGGGCAGCCGATCGACGCCTTCTGCGACACACGCCGGCTGCCCATCGAAGCGCGCATCAAGCTCTTCATGCAGGTCTGCGACGCCGTGCAGCATGCCCACAACAACCTCGTGGTCCATCGCGACCTCAAGCCCTCGAACATCCTGGTCACCGATGCCGGAACCGTCAAGCTGCTCGATTTCGGGATCGCCCGGCTCCTCGACGCCTCGTCGCCCGCCGGCGAGCCGACCACGCTGGGCTTCCTCACGCCCCGCTACGCCAGCCCCGAGCAGATCAAGCGTGAACGGCTGTCGACAGCCAGCGACGTCTATACGCTGGGCGTCGTCCTCTACGAGCTGCTGACCGGCAGCCTCCCCTACCGCGGCGACATACGCTCCGCCGGCGGACTCGAGCGCGCCATCTGCGACGAAGAGCCCGACAAGCCCAGCACCCGCTGGCGTACGGCGGACGAGACGCAGACGCGGCGCGCCACCGACCGTTCCTCCGCGCCCGACCGCCTCGCTCGCCGGCTGCAGGGCGACCTCGACATCATCCTGCTCAAGGCGCTCCACAAACAGCCCCGCCGGCGGTACGCCGCGGTCGACCAGTTCCAGGCCGACCTGAAGCGGTTCCTCCTCGATCTGCCCATCCAGGCTCGGCCCGACTCCGCCCTGTACAAGACGCGAAAATTCATCCGCCGCCACCGCTGGGCCTCGGCGGCGCTGGCGTTGTTCGTGCTCGTGGTGACCGGGGATCACGCCCGCCTCTCCGCCGCATGGACGCGGGCCGAGTCGGCGCTCGCCGTCGCCAATGCCGAGCGCCTCAAGGCGGAGACGATTTCCGGGACGCTCACGTCGATGTTCTCCGAGGCCAACCCGGGCCTGGGCGCCACGGACACCCTCTATGCCGCCCGGCTGCTCCAGAACGGGGAACGACATGTCCGAGGCCTGGCGGATCAGCCCGACGTGCAGATCGCGCTCATCCGCACCATGAGCAAGGCCTACTGCAACCTCGGCTACCACGACCGCGCCCGCAAGCTGGCCGTCGATGCCAGCCGGAAAAGCGTCGCCCTGTTCGGGTCCGACAGCCCGACCTATGCCCAGACCCTCACCGAACTCGGCGTGATCGAGCGCGTCACCGGCCACTATCGCGAGGCGGACTCCCTCTTCGCCCGGGCGCATCCCATCCTCCGAGAGACGCTCGGGGAGACGAGCGGGACCTATCTGGAGCTGCTGAACAGCCGGGCCGGCGTACTGCTCAGCCTGGACCGGCTCGAAGAAAGCAAGGCGCTGATGGATCGCGCGCTCTTCCTGGCCGACTCGGCTTCGCTGACGGATTATCTGCCCGAGGCGCACTCCAACCTCGGCGCCTATTATTTCAAGCGCATGGACTTCGCAAGCGCCGCCGCGCACCATCGCACCTCGCTGCGGATCCTGGAGACGCTCGGCAAGGAAGACCTTCCGGAGTACGCTTCGCAGCTGGTGTCTCTCGCCATCACGCTCGAAGCCGACGGCCAGGCCGGCGAGGCCCTGCGGCTCAAGATGCAGGCCCTGGCCATGCGCGAACGGGTGCTGCCGGCCGATCATCTCTCCATCACCACCAACCTGCACCAGATCGGATTGACCTACCGCCGCCTCGAGGACTACGACCTGGCCATCGCCTACCATACCCGCGTGCTCGAACGGCTCGACCACATCCACGCCGGCGATCATCGGCTCGCCGCCGCGGCGATGGCGAGTATGGCCATGATCTTCGACACCATCGGCGACACCCTCCGCGCGGAGCGGCTGCATCTGGACGCCATTGCCATGCAGCAACGCATCGACGGCGACGCGAGCCCGACGCTCGTCTCCCTCTACGCCAACCTCGGCGCGTATTATGCGCAGCACGACGACCTCAACGACGCGGCCGCATGGACGCGCCGCGCGCTGGCCGGCAGCCTGACCCTGCTCGGGGACCGGCATCACGCGACGCTGGCCATCCGCGAGGATCTGGCGCTCATCGAGGCCCGGCGGGGCCGGTGCGCGGCGGCGGACTCGCTGCTCGACGCCCTCCCCGCGTCGATGACGGATGCGGGCAGCGCGTCATTAGCCCGAGATCGTTGCGCCCGCCTTGCGGCGCGTCAGTAA
- a CDS encoding mercuric transporter MerT family protein has product MDAAEKTRITRDIVTAVAAALAASACCLVPLALVSLGMSGAWVSRWSLLVPYRPAFALAALGMLGFALYREYRMTTAPACACDVAIGDRTRRLLLAAGSLATIGLLVSPYLFPRAVTRDVTQPATARLEEVVLGIEGMTCPVCVTTTQQALAQLPGVGEVEVTLDPPEAHVRFDTSRVSPRAFIDAVEGIGFSATVMDSAPGTVY; this is encoded by the coding sequence ATGGACGCCGCTGAAAAAACACGCATCACCCGGGATATCGTAACCGCCGTCGCCGCCGCGCTGGCCGCGTCGGCCTGTTGTCTCGTTCCGCTCGCGCTGGTCTCGCTCGGGATGAGCGGCGCTTGGGTGAGTCGATGGAGCCTGCTCGTGCCGTACAGGCCGGCGTTCGCGCTGGCGGCCCTGGGCATGCTCGGTTTTGCCCTCTACCGCGAATACCGGATGACCACCGCGCCGGCATGCGCGTGCGACGTGGCGATCGGCGACCGCACCCGCCGGCTGCTGCTTGCCGCCGGCTCGCTCGCCACGATCGGGCTGCTCGTATCGCCGTATCTCTTTCCCCGGGCTGTAACGCGCGACGTCACACAGCCGGCCACGGCGAGGCTGGAAGAGGTGGTGCTCGGCATCGAAGGGATGACGTGCCCCGTCTGCGTCACCACGACGCAGCAGGCACTCGCGCAGCTGCCCGGCGTGGGGGAGGTGGAGGTCACGCTCGATCCGCCCGAAGCCCATGTTCGGTTCGACACCTCCCGCGTATCGCCGCGCGCGTTCATCGACGCCGTCGAGGGGATCGGCTTCTCGGCCACCGTAATGGATTCGGCGCCCGGCACGGTTTACTGA
- a CDS encoding ECF-type sigma factor — protein MNAYPSTRDADASNITARLRDAIAGDPAAWNDITRYFYDDLQFIAHRHLLRERQGHTLNTQGLVHEAYLKLVHLDRITWANRTHFLATASRLMRHILVTYATRKHRQKRGGKDLQRVDLEDVDGLTDPISDRQAADVLAVHEALEELGRLNERHSQIVECRFFGGLTIAETAEAMGISPATVKREWTFLKSWLARHLTAP, from the coding sequence ATGAACGCCTACCCGAGCACCCGCGACGCCGACGCGTCGAACATCACCGCCCGGCTCCGCGACGCGATCGCCGGCGACCCGGCCGCCTGGAACGACATCACCCGGTATTTTTACGACGACCTCCAGTTCATCGCGCACCGCCATCTGCTGCGCGAGCGCCAGGGGCATACGCTCAACACCCAGGGCCTCGTCCACGAAGCCTACCTGAAGCTCGTCCATCTCGACCGGATAACCTGGGCAAACCGGACCCACTTCCTGGCCACGGCCTCCCGGCTCATGCGCCATATCCTCGTGACGTACGCCACCCGGAAGCACCGCCAGAAACGGGGCGGTAAAGACCTGCAGCGCGTCGATCTGGAGGATGTGGACGGGCTCACCGATCCCATCTCGGATCGCCAGGCCGCCGACGTCCTGGCCGTGCATGAGGCGCTGGAGGAGCTGGGGCGGTTGAACGAGCGCCACAGCCAGATCGTGGAGTGCCGGTTTTTCGGCGGCCTGACGATCGCGGAGACGGCCGAGGCGATGGGCATCTCGCCGGCGACGGTGAAGCGCGAATGGACGTTCCTCAAGAGCTGGCTCGCGCGCCACCTGACCGCCCCCTGA
- a CDS encoding TIGR01777 family oxidoreductase: MNRTYASPMPVPAEALFAWHERPGAFVRLAPPWAAVELASFEGIQDGQRAEIRLGPRPVQLRWIAEHEGYIAGRQFRDIQRSGPFRRWAHTHRMEPVDGATSRLVDALSYTLPLGRLGDLVGGRLIRRQLDSQFAYRHITTRTDLEVHRRINPAGRALRIAVTGASGVLGRLLCAFLTTGGHTVLRLVRRAAAAPDAVYWNPDAGEIESDKLEGLDAVVHLAGESIMALRWTSAKRDRIEQSRIRGTRLIAETLARLTRPPATLLSASGIAIYGDRGDEAIDERAGTTTDTFLSRVCAAWEAATLPAEAAGIRTAQLRIGVVLTPRGGALAQLVRPFTFGVGVQAGRTGDYLSWIAADDIVYAIGHLLMNSALAGPVNLVGPRPVTQEAMTRTLGRVLRRPVAGQVPPALIRAALGEMADETLFQSLNLGPARLLGDGFVFQYPELEATLRHQLGRFAPDQIPLMA, encoded by the coding sequence ATGAACCGAACCTACGCCAGCCCGATGCCCGTTCCGGCCGAGGCGCTTTTTGCCTGGCACGAGCGTCCCGGCGCCTTCGTGCGACTGGCGCCCCCCTGGGCGGCCGTGGAGCTCGCTTCGTTCGAGGGGATACAGGACGGGCAGCGCGCGGAGATCCGCCTCGGGCCCCGGCCGGTCCAGCTCCGCTGGATCGCCGAGCATGAGGGCTATATCGCCGGCCGGCAGTTTCGCGACATCCAGCGCAGCGGCCCCTTCCGGCGCTGGGCGCACACCCATCGCATGGAGCCCGTCGACGGCGCGACCAGCCGGCTCGTCGATGCCCTCTCCTATACGCTCCCCCTGGGTCGCCTGGGCGACCTCGTCGGGGGCCGCCTCATCCGGCGGCAGCTCGACAGCCAGTTTGCGTACCGGCACATCACCACGCGGACCGACCTGGAGGTCCATCGGCGGATCAACCCGGCAGGCCGCGCGCTCCGGATCGCCGTCACCGGGGCGTCGGGGGTGCTGGGCCGGCTGCTGTGCGCATTCCTCACGACCGGCGGGCATACCGTGCTCCGCCTCGTGCGCCGGGCCGCTGCGGCGCCGGACGCGGTGTACTGGAATCCGGACGCCGGGGAGATCGAATCGGACAAGCTCGAGGGCCTCGATGCGGTCGTGCATCTGGCCGGCGAATCGATCATGGCACTGCGCTGGACCTCCGCCAAGCGCGACCGGATCGAGCAGAGCCGGATCCGGGGCACGCGGCTCATCGCGGAGACGCTGGCGCGGCTGACGCGGCCGCCGGCGACCCTGCTCTCGGCCTCGGGCATCGCCATCTATGGCGACCGCGGCGACGAGGCGATCGACGAGCGGGCCGGCACGACCACCGACACGTTTCTCTCGCGCGTGTGCGCCGCCTGGGAGGCCGCCACCCTGCCGGCGGAGGCGGCCGGCATCCGCACGGCCCAGCTCCGCATTGGCGTCGTGCTCACGCCCCGGGGCGGCGCCCTGGCGCAGCTCGTCCGCCCGTTCACCTTCGGCGTCGGCGTGCAGGCCGGCCGCACGGGCGACTACCTGAGCTGGATCGCCGCGGACGACATCGTCTACGCCATCGGTCATCTGCTGATGAACAGCGCGCTGGCCGGCCCCGTGAACCTCGTCGGCCCGCGTCCGGTGACGCAGGAGGCCATGACCCGCACGCTGGGCCGCGTGCTCCGTCGCCCCGTCGCCGGCCAGGTGCCGCCCGCGCTCATCCGCGCCGCACTCGGCGAAATGGCCGACGAAACGCTCTTCCAGAGCCTCAACCTCGGGCCGGCGCGGCTGCTCGGCGACGGCTTCGTCTTCCAGTATCCAGAACTCGAAGCCACCCTTCGCCATCAACTGGGCCGCTTCGCACCGGATCAGATCCCTCTGATGGCATGA